From the Streptomyces nigrescens genome, one window contains:
- a CDS encoding sensor histidine kinase, translating into MIEKLRAMWRRRGQMAMVDAYFRSSLYLLPWLPVLMGVAPVMSQTGGSPLAVTLAGVAMGLNLAQGALAVPLLNRALNRYLERGATPRTLLFVSGVLALVAEIALWTLLTVEGAADKDSVSAVALAIGATLTPFFMAHSLVVSKRKFLAALAGSAAASMALLFPLTGSWLGSLGMACLLLFAGIWSFVLARPTGWLLGVIWKLDAARGTETRLAVAEERLRFGRDLHDVMGRNLAVIALKSELAVQLARRERPEAVEQMVEVQRIAQESQREVREVVRGYRKADLQAELAGARSILRAAGVDCRIEGEEGAQLPPEVESALGWVVREGTTNVLRHAVEVRRCAVRTRIDPHRSVLVMTMENDGVTSPPDGSAAGSLPGSGLKGLRERLSPLGGSLTSGPVPNGFFRLTVELPVGAAGG; encoded by the coding sequence ATGATCGAAAAGCTACGGGCGATGTGGCGGCGGCGGGGTCAGATGGCCATGGTCGATGCCTACTTCCGCAGCAGTCTGTACCTCCTCCCCTGGCTTCCCGTGCTCATGGGGGTGGCGCCTGTGATGAGCCAGACGGGGGGCAGCCCTTTGGCGGTCACCTTGGCCGGTGTCGCCATGGGGCTGAATCTGGCGCAGGGCGCGCTGGCCGTACCGCTGTTGAACCGCGCGTTGAACCGCTATCTGGAACGGGGGGCGACACCCCGCACCCTGCTGTTCGTCTCGGGGGTGCTGGCCCTCGTCGCCGAGATCGCGCTGTGGACGCTGCTGACCGTCGAGGGAGCTGCCGACAAGGACAGTGTGAGTGCGGTGGCGCTGGCGATCGGCGCGACCCTGACACCGTTCTTCATGGCCCACAGCCTGGTGGTGTCCAAGCGGAAGTTCCTGGCCGCGCTGGCCGGCAGCGCGGCGGCGTCCATGGCCTTGCTCTTCCCGCTCACAGGTTCCTGGCTGGGCTCGCTGGGCATGGCGTGCCTGTTGCTCTTCGCCGGTATATGGAGCTTCGTGCTGGCGCGGCCCACGGGCTGGCTGCTCGGTGTGATCTGGAAGCTGGATGCGGCACGCGGCACCGAGACGCGGCTCGCGGTCGCCGAGGAGCGGCTGCGGTTCGGCCGGGATCTGCACGATGTGATGGGCCGGAATCTGGCGGTGATCGCGCTCAAGAGCGAGCTGGCGGTCCAGCTGGCGCGACGGGAGCGGCCGGAGGCCGTGGAACAGATGGTGGAGGTGCAGCGGATCGCCCAGGAGTCACAGCGGGAGGTCCGGGAGGTGGTGCGCGGCTACCGGAAGGCCGATCTGCAGGCGGAGTTGGCGGGGGCCCGCTCCATCCTGCGGGCGGCGGGGGTGGACTGCCGTATCGAGGGCGAGGAGGGGGCACAGCTGCCGCCGGAGGTGGAGTCGGCGCTCGGCTGGGTCGTCCGCGAAGGCACCACGAACGTCCTGCGGCACGCCGTGGAAGTGCGGCGCTGTGCGGTGCGGACCCGGATCGACCCGCACCGCTCGGTGCTGGTGATGACCATGGAGAACGACGGTGTCACCAGTCCGCCGGACGGGTCCGCGGCAGGCTCGCTCCCCGGCAGCGGCCTCAAGGGACTGCGGGAACGGCTCAGCCCCTTGGGCGGGAGCCTGACGTCGGGCCCGGTCCCGAACGGCTTCTTCCGGCTGACGGTCGAGCTCCCGGTGGGGGCGGCGGGTGGGTAG
- a CDS encoding ABC transporter permease codes for MSASVREAGVAERAGTAGGTGAAARLLSLGRAELTLLGRNKTALTTALIIPVALAFAMKGAVSGMNLSGTGLSVETVLLPATLGYVLIFAVYSNLTGSYVARREELVLKRLRTGELRDLEILTGTALPSVLLGLGQCVLLVVLGGLVLDAGLPTAPHLLIAGVALGMAAVVGFAAASSVLAKSAEAAQLAVLPFMMLSLAGSGMVVPLDILPERVASVLELLPLSPAMELIRAGWTGGGGLKETLGQVITGLAWTGLALFAVQRWFRWEPRR; via the coding sequence ATGAGTGCAAGCGTGAGGGAAGCCGGCGTCGCCGAGCGCGCCGGAACGGCCGGGGGGACCGGCGCCGCGGCGCGTCTTCTCTCCCTGGGGCGGGCCGAGTTGACGCTTCTCGGCCGCAACAAGACCGCGTTGACGACCGCGTTGATCATCCCGGTCGCCCTGGCATTCGCCATGAAAGGGGCGGTCAGTGGAATGAATCTGTCCGGCACCGGGCTGTCGGTCGAAACGGTGCTGCTCCCCGCGACCCTCGGTTACGTCCTGATCTTCGCCGTGTACTCCAACCTCACCGGCTCCTATGTCGCCCGGCGTGAAGAACTGGTCCTCAAACGACTGCGTACCGGTGAGCTGCGGGACCTGGAAATACTGACCGGCACCGCGCTCCCGTCGGTACTGCTGGGACTGGGGCAATGTGTCCTACTGGTGGTCCTGGGCGGCCTGGTGCTGGATGCCGGTCTGCCCACCGCGCCGCATCTCCTCATCGCAGGAGTGGCGCTCGGCATGGCCGCGGTCGTGGGGTTCGCCGCGGCATCCTCCGTGCTCGCCAAGTCGGCCGAGGCCGCTCAGCTTGCCGTGCTCCCCTTCATGATGCTGTCGCTGGCGGGGTCCGGGATGGTCGTCCCCCTGGACATCCTTCCGGAGCGGGTGGCGTCCGTGCTCGAACTGCTCCCGCTGTCACCGGCGATGGAGCTGATACGGGCCGGCTGGACCGGCGGCGGGGGCCTCAAGGAGACGCTGGGGCAGGTCATCACCGGCTTGGCCTGGACCGGGCTCGCGTTGTTTGCTGTCCAGCGGTGGTTCCGCTGGGAGCCGCGTCGCTAG